CCTGAAACGAACAGCGAATTAAAAGTTATTGTTCATAGGCTGTTTTTATCTCCCTATAGGGAATGTGTATATGCAGGAATCGATTTGCTTATCAAAAAGAAGAAACTTCTGAAGAACAGCGATTTGGATTTTGTAATGGAATTAATCGTTACGAAGCCATGGTGGGATACAGTCGATCTTCTTGCTTCGCATATTGCCGGATACCTGATTGAACAGAATCCTTGTTTAGCATCTCAACCGGATCGCTGGATTAAACATGAATCGATGTGGGTGAAACGCACTGCCCTTCTATATCAGCTCAAGTATAAGGAAAAAACGAATAAAAAAAAGCTTGCAGAATATATTTGCAGCATGTCTGATTCTAATGAGTTTTTCATTCAAAAAGCAATCGGCTGGGCTCTGAGGGAATATTCTAAGACCGATCCTGACTGGGTAATCGCTTTTACCTCTGCCGAAGAACTAAAACCCTTAAGCAGACGGGAAGCATTGAAATATGTAAATAAAATAGAAAAAGGAGCAGAGTAAATTCCGCTTCTTTTTTGTTTGTATTGAATTTGGATGAATTTGAGTCC
The Metabacillus sp. FJAT-52054 genome window above contains:
- a CDS encoding DNA alkylation repair protein, which encodes MKPDYAEDLIERMKRHAVSGNKEAMEAYMKNQFTFLGIKAPERKRLLTQYAAENGWPETNSELKVIVHRLFLSPYRECVYAGIDLLIKKKKLLKNSDLDFVMELIVTKPWWDTVDLLASHIAGYLIEQNPCLASQPDRWIKHESMWVKRTALLYQLKYKEKTNKKKLAEYICSMSDSNEFFIQKAIGWALREYSKTDPDWVIAFTSAEELKPLSRREALKYVNKIEKGAE